The Oryzihumus leptocrescens sequence CAGGTCGCGCAGCCGCGCCAGTCGCGCATCTGCCCAGGTGCCCAGCTCCGCCGGCATCTCAGCCTTCATGTCCGTCCTCCGCCCGGTCAGAGTCCCAAGCATCGTGCCGCTGGGCCGGGCGGGGAACCGGGGGCTGAGGCCGGTCCAGTCGGGGTGCGGGCCTGCTGGACGATCCGCCCCGGCCGGGGACAGCCACCCGCTGGCTGTGCTGTCGTTCAGGAATGTCATCCGTCGGCGCAGGGAGGCTCAGATCAGGGGGAATGCCGCACGCGCCGACGCCCGCACCGTCGGCTCCATGCCCACCCGCAAGCGACGCCTGGACCGGCGTAATCTCCTGCCCCGCGACTACCTCGCCGACCCGTTCATCTTCGGCCACCGGCTTGGCGTCACAACCGTCCTGCCCCCGGGCGGGGACCCCGTCTCGCAGGCCGTCGCCCTGGTCCAACACCACGTCGCTGTCCTGGTGCGCCAGGAGCAGCAGCTCGAGCGCTTCACCGCGCGGCGCACCACCGCCCGGTTCGGGTTCTCCAAGCAGTACTGGAGCCTGTGTCTGCTCGGCTACGAGTGGATGGGCGAGACCGTGCTGGCAGCGGCAGTGTCCGTTGCTCTCCACACACAGTGACACCTCACCGACGTGGCGGGGACAGCCACCAGGTGCACGGCCATGGGGCGCCCGTTAGCGCCCCAGGCGTGGCTCGCCCCGCCAGAAGATGAGGCCTTGGCCCGATTCGCGCTGGTCGGCTTCCTCACGCACCACGTCATCGCCACGGTCCTGCACCGCAGGCTGGGGTGCCCAGCGGCCACGATCGAGGTCACCGTGGCTGAGGTGCTGGCCGACGCGCAACGTCTCCTGCAGCCGCCAACCGTGGAAGCACGGGCCCACCGCCAGGTCCTCTGCGCGGCCGTCCTCACCTACTTCCGCGGGCTGCTGCCGCCGCCGTCGTGGTCGGTGCTCGCTGCCGAACCCCTTGTCGGACGGGCGCGCCCGGACGTCCTTTGGCGTGCTCCATCTGGTCAGATCCTGATCGACGAGATCAAGACCGGCCGCCTCGGCACCACGCTGGCCGGTACGACAGAGCAGGCCCTGCGGTACCTGGACGCCGGCACCGCCGCGTACGGGCCAGCGCTGCTCGGCGTGCGAGTGCTCGCCACCGCCGAGCCGGCAACTTCGTGGATGCTGATGTCCGACCGCACGCGTCGACCGCTGGCCGCCACCCGGTACCTGGCGGGCGGCCCACGGCGCGCCCGCCGCCGGGCCCCGACGCGGACGCCTGTCGATGCCATTGGCTACCAGCCCCGACCCCCGCCAGTAGGCAACACCTGACGTCTGGCAAGGGCCCTATGCAGTGATTGCGTTCGGCTTCGCGCGCCTGACGGTGCGCGGGCATGGACATCCTCGACGACGAAACCCTCGCCCGACACCGGGACATGGGCGCGACGTGCCACCGCATCATCGCCACCCTGGCCGCGCGAACCCGCGAACCCGACATCCGCACGATCCTGGACGCGGTCGACCAGGCCCTGCCGCACCTGCACCCGCACGAAGCCAGGGCACACCGGCAGAACCTCGCCGGCGCCGTGAAGACCTACTTCACCCGGCTGCTCCCCCCGCCGCAGTGGCGCTTCCACGGCGCCGAGCTCCACCTCGGCCGCGGGCGGATCGACCTGCTCTGGCGCGCCCCGCACGGCGCGCTCCTGATC is a genomic window containing:
- a CDS encoding PE family protein, with product MPTRKRRLDRRNLLPRDYLADPFIFGHRLGVTTVLPPGGDPVSQAVALVQHHVAVLVRQEQQLERFTARRTTARFGFSKQYWSLCLLGYEWMGETVLAAAVSVALHTQ
- a CDS encoding PD-(D/E)XK nuclease family protein is translated as MDILDDETLARHRDMGATCHRIIATLAARTREPDIRTILDAVDQALPHLHPHEARAHRQNLAGAVKTYFTRLLPPPQWRFHGAELHLGRGRIDLLWRAPHGALLIDELKTGHAGLFASSANLTQARRYLHDGRGRYGRYLSGLRLLSLSHPAQSVFLPDPYAEPTPLAATAHLI